The following coding sequences are from one Myxococcales bacterium window:
- the egtB gene encoding ergothioneine biosynthesis protein EgtB, with amino-acid sequence MDPDELCDRYRAVRHRTEALAAPLTAEDQQLQAMPESSPVKWHRAHTTWFFETFVLVPRGFAPYDERFGRLFNSYYEAMGPRHARPHRGLLSRPTVNEVGLWRRQVDDKILSLLEKPEARDDTGLASLLQLGLAHEEQHQELMVTDVLAAFACNPLAPVYLPWAARPQHERLAPLGPTLWHEQPGGLAEIGANPGPFAFDNEGPRHKVWLAPFALADRLVTVGAWTAFARDGGYTTPSLWLAEGLDWVRANGIESPAYTRREGDDVIVYGLGGERRTHPDEPILHLSFYEADALATWLGARLPTEQEWESVAVKAFAPDEATGFDEDTPEGWRPLPPALETHQGLTGLFGRAWQWTRSDYAPYPGYKPAEGAIGEYNGKFMVNQRVLRGSSAFTPPGHSRPTYRNFWHPQTRFQLTGLRLARDL; translated from the coding sequence TTGGACCCGGACGAGCTTTGCGACCGCTACCGTGCCGTTCGGCATCGTACGGAGGCGCTGGCGGCCCCCTTGACCGCCGAGGACCAGCAGCTGCAGGCCATGCCGGAATCGAGCCCCGTCAAGTGGCACCGCGCGCACACCACCTGGTTTTTCGAGACCTTCGTACTGGTGCCCAGAGGATTCGCCCCTTACGACGAACGCTTTGGGCGGCTCTTCAACTCGTACTACGAAGCCATGGGACCTCGCCACGCCCGCCCCCACCGGGGCCTGCTCTCACGCCCGACCGTGAACGAGGTGGGTCTGTGGCGCCGTCAGGTCGATGACAAGATCCTCTCGTTGCTCGAAAAGCCCGAGGCCCGCGACGACACCGGCCTCGCCTCGTTGTTGCAGCTGGGGCTGGCACACGAAGAGCAACATCAAGAGTTGATGGTGACGGACGTGCTCGCAGCGTTTGCGTGCAACCCCCTCGCGCCCGTCTACTTGCCCTGGGCGGCGCGTCCCCAGCACGAACGACTGGCGCCCCTTGGCCCGACCCTCTGGCACGAACAGCCCGGCGGCCTCGCGGAGATCGGGGCAAACCCGGGCCCCTTCGCCTTCGACAACGAGGGACCCCGCCACAAAGTCTGGCTCGCTCCGTTTGCTCTCGCCGATCGGCTCGTCACCGTGGGCGCGTGGACCGCGTTTGCCCGTGACGGGGGCTATACCACGCCCTCGTTGTGGCTTGCGGAGGGACTTGATTGGGTGCGCGCCAACGGCATCGAGAGCCCTGCGTATACGCGCCGAGAGGGCGACGACGTCATCGTCTACGGCCTCGGAGGCGAACGCCGCACCCATCCGGACGAGCCCATCTTGCACCTGTCGTTCTACGAAGCCGACGCTCTTGCCACCTGGCTCGGGGCCCGGCTGCCCACCGAACAGGAATGGGAAAGCGTGGCCGTCAAGGCCTTTGCGCCCGACGAAGCGACGGGGTTCGACGAAGACACCCCCGAGGGGTGGCGGCCACTGCCTCCGGCCCTCGAAACACATCAGGGATTGACGGGCCTTTTTGGCCGCGCCTGGCAGTGGACACGCTCGGATTACGCACCCTATCCGGGTTACAAGCCAGCCGAAGGTGCGATCGGCGAATACAACGGCAAGTTCATGGTCAATCAGCGTGTGCTTCGCGGTAGCAGCGCCTTCACGCCGCCGGGACACAGCCGGCCCACGTACAGAAACTTTTGGCACCCGCAGACGCGCTTTCAGCTCACGGGGTTGCGTTTGGCCCGCGACCTCTGA
- a CDS encoding TonB-dependent receptor — protein MVSFVPQLSFLCLAGQAVAPAPAGTDAPPRRWLQPSYDVTVRAPPPPRSASESVRDRAALTTAPHRTADDLMRVVPGLFITQHGGEGKAFQLFYRGFDAVHGQDVEIWAGGVPVNDVSNIHGQGYADLHFLPAEVVEDVRSQGGPFDPRQGDFAVAGSLRFSLGLADPGLTTKVSAGAFDTQRLFVGYRPSAHDGRSFGAFEAFRTGGFGPSRSATRASAMGQQIVAVASNTELRLWVSAYAGRFDTAGVLSLSDLRARRVERFATYDDQQGGASTRMQALAELAYDVPGARGHLAFYAIDRGFRLRQNFTGFLTSAQGDAQAQTEDALTFGAHGAYRKRQPLLSPLDTVEAGFFVRTDGIEQLQQRVASLSGQVTATDVDARVQATDVAGYLDVVLHPLRPLTLRAGLRADGLAFSARERGETPARQTQGLFIGPRATLDLALGGGVHGLVSYGEGFRSPQARSLAQGQSVPFTEVQAVEAGLRAAGIWGSASAAVFGTRLSEDLVFDQTTARNERVPGTERVGATVDLTLRRGAWLLSNLGATYTRARFRQGDGRFEAGSLLPYVPQLVARWDLRFVHTFAPAPGRTLHAELGSGWSLLARRPLPFGEVGHDVFLVDLLARLRWNRIALGIELRNLLDRAWFDGEFVYAARWNATGAATLVPERFVTVGAPRSLMAELSLFL, from the coding sequence ATGGTGTCTTTCGTCCCACAACTTTCGTTTCTGTGTCTCGCGGGCCAAGCGGTTGCGCCTGCGCCCGCGGGCACGGACGCGCCGCCACGGCGGTGGCTGCAGCCTTCCTATGACGTCACCGTGCGCGCGCCTCCGCCTCCGCGCAGCGCTTCGGAGTCCGTGCGCGATCGCGCGGCCTTGACGACGGCGCCCCACAGGACGGCCGACGACCTCATGCGGGTGGTTCCGGGGCTCTTCATCACCCAACATGGCGGCGAGGGTAAGGCGTTCCAGTTGTTCTACCGTGGCTTCGACGCCGTCCACGGACAGGACGTGGAGATCTGGGCGGGTGGTGTGCCCGTGAACGATGTCTCGAACATTCACGGACAGGGCTATGCCGATCTGCACTTCCTCCCTGCGGAGGTGGTGGAGGACGTGCGATCCCAGGGGGGGCCCTTCGATCCGCGGCAAGGCGACTTCGCCGTGGCGGGCTCGCTGCGCTTTTCCCTGGGGCTTGCAGATCCGGGGCTCACCACCAAGGTGAGCGCGGGGGCCTTCGACACGCAGAGGCTCTTTGTCGGCTACCGACCTTCGGCTCACGACGGCCGCAGCTTTGGCGCCTTCGAGGCGTTTCGCACGGGCGGGTTCGGGCCCTCGCGGTCGGCCACGCGGGCCTCGGCCATGGGCCAGCAGATCGTCGCTGTGGCCAGCAACACCGAGCTGCGTCTGTGGGTCTCTGCCTATGCGGGCCGCTTCGACACGGCGGGGGTGCTTTCACTTTCGGATCTGCGCGCACGCCGCGTGGAGCGCTTCGCGACCTACGACGACCAGCAAGGAGGGGCCTCTACCCGCATGCAGGCGCTTGCCGAGCTGGCGTACGACGTCCCCGGCGCTCGCGGACACCTGGCGTTCTACGCGATCGACCGTGGCTTTCGCTTGCGGCAGAACTTCACGGGTTTTCTCACGAGTGCCCAAGGCGACGCGCAGGCTCAAACCGAGGACGCCCTCACCTTCGGCGCGCACGGCGCCTACAGGAAACGACAGCCGCTGCTGTCGCCTCTCGACACCGTGGAAGCGGGCTTTTTCGTTCGCACCGATGGCATCGAGCAGCTGCAGCAACGCGTAGCTTCGCTTTCGGGGCAGGTCACGGCGACGGACGTGGACGCGCGTGTGCAGGCCACCGACGTGGCCGGTTACCTCGATGTGGTGCTGCATCCCTTGCGCCCGTTGACCTTGCGGGCAGGGCTGCGCGCGGACGGCCTGGCGTTCTCGGCGCGCGAGCGCGGCGAAACCCCCGCGCGGCAGACCCAGGGTTTGTTCATCGGCCCCCGCGCCACGCTCGATCTCGCGCTTGGGGGGGGCGTTCATGGGCTCGTCAGCTACGGCGAAGGCTTCCGGTCACCCCAGGCGCGCAGCCTCGCTCAGGGCCAAAGTGTGCCGTTCACCGAAGTGCAAGCGGTCGAAGCGGGGCTGCGCGCCGCAGGCATCTGGGGAAGTGCTTCGGCCGCGGTCTTTGGGACCCGGCTCTCGGAAGACCTCGTGTTCGATCAAACGACGGCGCGCAACGAACGTGTCCCGGGCACTGAACGTGTGGGGGCAACGGTGGATCTCACGTTGCGCCGGGGCGCCTGGTTGCTCTCGAATCTGGGGGCCACGTACACCCGGGCGCGTTTTCGGCAAGGCGATGGACGCTTCGAGGCCGGCAGCCTGCTTCCGTACGTGCCGCAGCTCGTGGCGCGGTGGGACCTGCGTTTCGTGCACACCTTCGCGCCGGCGCCCGGGCGTACCTTGCACGCCGAGCTCGGCTCGGGATGGTCGCTGTTGGCACGAAGACCTTTGCCCTTCGGCGAGGTGGGCCACGACGTGTTCTTGGTGGATCTTCTGGCCCGCCTGCGGTGGAACCGCATCGCGCTCGGGATCGAGCTGCGCAACCTGCTCGACCGCGCCTGGTTCGACGGTGAGTTCGTCTACGCGGCCCGCTGGAACGCCACCGGGGCCGCCACGCTCGTACCCGAGCGCTTCGTCACCGTGGGGGCGCCCCGGTCTTTGATGGCGGAGCTGTCTTTGTTTCTTTGA
- a CDS encoding glutathione S-transferase family protein, translating to MGKLVDGVWKDVWYDTKASKGRFVRSDTTFRAQISTDPGAQYPAEAGRYHLYVSYACPWAHRTLIARALLGLSDVIGVSVVEPLMLAHGWTFSAQNPDHLGGREFLHQVYTDSDPHYTGRVTVPVLWDDKTRTIVNNESAQILRFLNGPFAALVGSTLDLYPVSLREEIDGVNALVYEHVNNGVYRAGFATTQEAYEEAMTPLFDTLDMLERRLEGVSYLVGDTLTEADIRLFTTLVRFDAVYHSHFKCNVRRIADLPNLWRLARRLYQLPGIAATVHFDHIKQHYFGSHKTINPTGIVPLGPELDWRAPV from the coding sequence ATGGGCAAACTCGTCGACGGTGTGTGGAAGGACGTTTGGTACGACACCAAGGCCAGCAAAGGACGCTTCGTGCGTAGCGACACCACGTTTCGGGCGCAGATCAGCACGGATCCTGGGGCGCAATACCCAGCGGAGGCGGGGCGTTACCACCTTTACGTGTCGTACGCATGCCCCTGGGCACACCGGACACTCATCGCACGGGCGCTCCTCGGTCTTTCCGATGTGATCGGGGTTTCCGTGGTGGAACCGCTCATGTTGGCGCACGGCTGGACGTTCAGCGCGCAGAACCCCGATCACCTCGGCGGCCGAGAGTTCCTGCACCAAGTGTATACCGACTCCGATCCGCACTATACCGGCCGCGTCACGGTCCCGGTGCTGTGGGACGATAAAACCCGTACGATCGTCAACAACGAGTCGGCGCAAATCCTCCGTTTCCTCAATGGGCCCTTCGCCGCCCTCGTGGGCAGCACCCTGGACCTGTACCCCGTGTCCCTACGCGAAGAGATTGATGGCGTGAACGCTCTCGTCTACGAGCACGTCAACAACGGCGTTTACCGCGCAGGCTTCGCCACCACACAGGAAGCGTACGAAGAAGCCATGACTCCCCTCTTCGACACGCTCGACATGCTCGAGCGGCGTCTCGAGGGCGTATCTTACTTGGTCGGCGACACGTTGACCGAAGCTGACATACGCCTGTTCACGACGCTGGTTCGCTTCGATGCGGTGTATCACTCGCACTTCAAATGCAACGTGAGACGCATCGCCGATCTTCCGAACTTGTGGCGTTTGGCCCGGCGCCTGTATCAGCTGCCGGGCATTGCAGCTACCGTTCACTTCGACCACATCAAGCAGCATTATTTCGGTAGCCACAAAACCATCAACCCCACTGGCATCGTGCCCCTCGGGCCCGAGCTGGATTGGCGGGCCCCCGTCTAG
- a CDS encoding response regulator transcription factor, whose protein sequence is MPLTQPSVLIVDADPKVAESIQQTLARRGMKTVVAGSAEEGLQHLETPFDVVLLDLELPGVSGHALLKALRERGQHDVPVIITSGKGTIDDVIEALRNRASDYLRKPFFPEQLISAIDRALAPRPHLRPAGVGVGVAAAQGNPLVDGLLTDAERQAISIREKEVLRLLMQGRRAPEMAAALKISPHTVRNHLKAIYQKLGVHSQGALAEFLLARRDQRP, encoded by the coding sequence ATGCCCCTGACTCAACCCTCTGTTCTCATCGTCGACGCCGACCCCAAGGTTGCCGAGAGTATCCAGCAGACATTGGCGCGTCGTGGCATGAAGACGGTGGTGGCCGGGAGCGCCGAAGAGGGCCTCCAGCACCTCGAGACGCCGTTCGACGTGGTCCTGCTCGATCTCGAGCTACCGGGCGTGAGTGGACACGCACTGCTCAAGGCCCTTCGCGAGCGGGGCCAGCACGACGTACCGGTCATCATCACGAGCGGAAAAGGCACCATCGACGACGTCATCGAGGCGCTGCGCAACCGCGCCAGTGACTACCTCCGGAAGCCTTTCTTTCCCGAGCAGCTGATCAGCGCCATCGACAGGGCTCTCGCCCCGCGTCCCCACCTCCGGCCCGCGGGCGTGGGCGTGGGTGTGGCTGCGGCGCAAGGCAACCCGCTCGTCGACGGGCTCTTGACGGACGCCGAACGCCAGGCGATCTCGATCCGGGAAAAAGAGGTGCTTCGCCTTCTCATGCAGGGCCGCCGAGCCCCCGAGATGGCTGCGGCTCTCAAGATCTCCCCGCACACCGTTCGCAACCACCTCAAGGCCATCTACCAGAAGCTCGGCGTGCATTCGCAAGGCGCTTTGGCCGAGTTCCTCCTGGCGCGCCGGGATCAACGCCCCTGA
- a CDS encoding haloacid dehalogenase-like hydrolase, giving the protein MTRARAAIVYDFDGTLAPGNIQEHGFLPELRRDISAFWADVKRRARDNDADEILIYMWRMLEASRAEGVPLTKAALERHGRALPFFAGVETWFDRINDFATSRGLDLEHYVVSSGNYEIIKGCSIFPRFRMVYASKYVYDEQGVAVWPGVAINYTTKTQFLFRINKGVDNSWDNESVNQWQPLDERPIPFTRMIFVGDGETDIPSMKMVRHQGGHSVAVFDPNKFHEESFQRKVYRLVAEDRVHFVAPADYSEGTQLDVTVKGILGRYARDTGYRGGES; this is encoded by the coding sequence ATGACTCGTGCCCGCGCTGCCATCGTGTATGACTTCGACGGAACCCTGGCCCCCGGCAACATCCAGGAACATGGCTTTCTTCCTGAACTCAGGCGCGACATCAGCGCGTTTTGGGCCGACGTGAAGAGGCGCGCGCGGGATAATGACGCCGACGAGATCCTGATCTACATGTGGCGCATGCTCGAGGCGTCGCGGGCGGAGGGCGTACCGCTCACGAAGGCGGCCCTCGAACGCCATGGGCGTGCGTTGCCTTTCTTCGCGGGCGTGGAGACGTGGTTCGACCGCATCAACGACTTTGCCACGAGCCGTGGGCTCGACCTGGAACACTACGTGGTGTCTTCCGGTAACTACGAAATCATCAAGGGCTGCTCGATCTTTCCTCGGTTTCGCATGGTGTACGCCTCGAAGTACGTCTACGACGAGCAGGGTGTGGCCGTGTGGCCAGGAGTTGCCATCAACTACACCACGAAGACGCAGTTCCTGTTTCGCATCAACAAGGGCGTCGACAACTCGTGGGACAACGAGAGCGTCAACCAGTGGCAGCCCCTCGACGAGCGTCCCATCCCCTTTACCCGCATGATCTTCGTGGGAGACGGCGAAACCGACATTCCGTCGATGAAGATGGTCCGCCATCAGGGCGGGCATTCCGTGGCGGTGTTCGATCCAAACAAGTTCCACGAGGAGTCGTTTCAGCGAAAGGTGTACCGGCTGGTGGCCGAGGATCGGGTCCACTTCGTGGCGCCCGCCGATTACAGCGAAGGCACCCAGCTCGACGTCACGGTCAAGGGCATTCTGGGGCGCTACGCCCGGGACACGGGCTACCGTGGCGGCGAATCCTGA
- a CDS encoding PA0069 family radical SAM protein, with product MSDPRRPSAAAPYGPGRGATQAPAPRFLRVISAETPEGRFDDGWGADEAATTRQTVVTFEHTRSPLSTNDSPDLPFSASLNPYKGCEHGCIYCFARPTHAYLDLSPGIDFETRLVAKPELPQALRTLFRKPSWRPQVIALGANTDPYQPIEREQGLSREVLEVMQEFQNPVAIVTKNNLVVRDLDLLVPLAKAQLAHVFVSVTTLDRGLARKMEPRAATPEKRLEAIATLARAGVPVGVMASPMIPGLNDAELDRILEAARQAGARSAAYIMVRLPLELKALFEGWLDTHYPERKTKILNLIRQVRGGKLYDAQWGSRMRGEGVYADLLRHRFEAAERRLGFGVLPPLRTDLFRVPAASGDQLSLFGR from the coding sequence ATGTCGGACCCCAGACGCCCTTCGGCAGCGGCTCCTTACGGGCCGGGGCGTGGCGCTACGCAGGCTCCCGCACCCCGCTTCCTGCGCGTCATTTCTGCTGAGACTCCGGAAGGTCGCTTCGATGACGGGTGGGGCGCCGATGAAGCCGCGACCACCCGCCAAACGGTGGTGACCTTCGAGCACACCCGGAGCCCTCTGTCGACCAACGACTCGCCGGATCTGCCGTTCTCGGCCTCCCTCAACCCCTACAAGGGCTGCGAACACGGGTGCATTTACTGCTTCGCGCGCCCCACGCATGCGTACCTGGATCTGTCACCGGGCATCGACTTCGAGACGCGCCTCGTGGCGAAACCCGAATTGCCCCAAGCCTTGCGCACACTGTTCCGAAAGCCTTCCTGGCGCCCGCAGGTGATTGCGCTCGGCGCCAACACGGATCCCTACCAGCCCATCGAGCGCGAGCAGGGCCTCTCCCGCGAGGTGCTCGAGGTGATGCAAGAGTTCCAGAATCCCGTGGCGATCGTGACGAAGAACAACCTCGTCGTGCGCGATCTGGATCTGCTGGTCCCCCTGGCGAAAGCGCAGCTCGCGCACGTCTTCGTTTCGGTTACCACCTTGGATCGGGGCCTGGCCCGCAAGATGGAGCCGCGGGCCGCGACGCCCGAAAAGCGGCTCGAGGCGATCGCCACCCTGGCACGAGCGGGTGTGCCCGTGGGGGTGATGGCGTCTCCCATGATTCCGGGCCTGAACGACGCCGAACTCGACCGCATCCTCGAGGCCGCACGGCAGGCTGGTGCACGCAGCGCTGCATACATCATGGTGCGCCTGCCGCTCGAGCTCAAAGCTCTGTTCGAGGGCTGGCTCGACACCCACTATCCGGAACGCAAGACCAAGATCTTGAACCTCATTCGGCAAGTGCGTGGAGGAAAGCTGTACGACGCCCAGTGGGGCAGCCGCATGCGAGGCGAAGGCGTCTATGCAGACCTGCTGCGCCACCGCTTCGAGGCGGCCGAGCGGCGGCTTGGGTTTGGCGTTTTGCCCCCCCTACGCACTGACTTGTTTCGCGTTCCTGCCGCTTCGGGCGATCAGCTTTCGCTCTTTGGACGCTAA
- a CDS encoding ABC transporter ATP-binding protein/permease, whose amino-acid sequence MTRPFRIVRHREPREPVRRPFDLALVRRLWEVTRPHARQRNLLFALTLVRALQLPGLAYAVGLILSGPVARHDTRGTLLGVALFLLLLVSTELVFQQRIRHALEFGEKLVFDLRVRVHDHVLGMPMSFFQHMPLGRLLSRASSDVEAIRMGLQDAVFIGVVQLGSMAISALVMLWLDRILFMVVAVLVPVLWFLLRFFHGRLFEAHTAMHESFSRVTATLAETVTGARAIQGFGRERAAEDAFRELIHDHARFNLHVAQNNAVFAPLADLNGQLFLALLVVVGGYRALTGAMELGPLVHFFFLAGLFFSPIPVLANQYNQALAALAGAERVFRLFDTPRDWDDPPGAKDLFVGAGRVELHDVVFGYAPDAPVLHGVSFRAEAGHTVAVVGETGGGKSTILALIAKLYLPQRGRVVIDGQDLAQVSRGSLRRQMGLVQQANFLWTGTVLENIRYGQPGASDEDVMAATDALGVRDLIEALPNGFATQVGERGTSLSLGQRQIICFARALLANPKILLLDEATSAVDAVTEARIQNALRRLLLGRTSFVVAHRLSTVRHADLVLVVSGGRIVERGTFEGLMAAGGAFAALHAQSLKD is encoded by the coding sequence ATGACCCGGCCGTTCCGGATCGTGCGGCACCGAGAGCCGCGAGAACCCGTGCGCCGCCCCTTCGATCTCGCATTGGTTCGGCGCCTGTGGGAGGTGACGCGTCCTCATGCACGACAGCGCAACCTGCTCTTTGCGCTTACGCTCGTGCGCGCCCTTCAGCTTCCCGGATTGGCCTACGCGGTGGGACTCATCCTCTCGGGCCCTGTGGCCCGGCACGACACCAGGGGAACGCTGCTCGGCGTGGCGCTCTTCCTGCTTCTGCTCGTCTCGACCGAGCTCGTCTTCCAGCAGCGTATCCGGCACGCGCTCGAGTTCGGCGAGAAGCTCGTTTTCGATCTGCGCGTGCGGGTCCATGACCACGTGCTCGGTATGCCCATGAGCTTCTTCCAACACATGCCTCTTGGCCGGCTGCTGTCGCGTGCGAGTTCGGACGTGGAGGCCATCCGCATGGGCCTGCAGGACGCCGTATTCATCGGTGTCGTACAGCTGGGATCCATGGCGATCTCGGCGCTCGTCATGCTGTGGCTGGATCGGATCTTGTTCATGGTGGTCGCCGTGTTGGTGCCCGTGTTGTGGTTCCTCCTGCGGTTCTTTCACGGCCGTTTGTTCGAAGCCCACACGGCGATGCACGAGAGTTTTTCGCGGGTCACGGCCACGCTGGCCGAGACCGTCACGGGGGCGCGCGCAATTCAGGGTTTCGGCCGAGAACGCGCCGCGGAAGACGCCTTTCGCGAGCTCATCCACGATCACGCGCGCTTCAATCTCCACGTGGCGCAGAACAATGCCGTCTTCGCACCGCTCGCCGACCTCAATGGCCAGCTTTTTCTGGCCTTGCTCGTCGTCGTGGGAGGATACCGTGCCCTCACCGGCGCAATGGAGCTGGGGCCGCTCGTTCACTTCTTTTTTCTTGCCGGCCTGTTTTTCAGCCCGATTCCCGTGTTGGCCAATCAGTACAACCAGGCGCTGGCGGCCCTGGCAGGCGCCGAGCGGGTGTTCCGCCTCTTCGACACGCCCCGCGACTGGGATGATCCACCCGGCGCCAAGGATCTGTTCGTGGGCGCCGGCAGGGTGGAGCTTCATGACGTGGTCTTCGGCTACGCCCCGGATGCGCCCGTGCTCCACGGCGTGTCCTTTCGGGCGGAAGCGGGCCATACCGTGGCGGTCGTTGGAGAAACCGGCGGCGGCAAGAGCACGATCTTGGCACTGATTGCCAAGCTGTACTTGCCACAACGGGGACGGGTGGTCATCGATGGCCAGGATCTCGCGCAGGTCAGCCGGGGGTCGCTGCGACGGCAGATGGGCCTCGTGCAGCAGGCGAACTTTTTGTGGACGGGTACCGTCCTCGAAAACATCCGCTACGGACAGCCCGGGGCTTCCGACGAAGACGTGATGGCAGCCACCGACGCGCTCGGCGTTCGTGACCTCATCGAGGCTTTGCCCAACGGTTTTGCCACGCAAGTGGGTGAGCGCGGCACCAGCCTTTCTCTTGGCCAGAGGCAGATCATTTGCTTTGCGCGTGCGCTCTTGGCCAATCCCAAGATCCTCTTGCTCGACGAAGCGACGAGCGCGGTCGACGCGGTCACGGAGGCCCGCATCCAGAACGCACTTCGCAGGCTCCTTCTGGGCAGGACCAGCTTTGTGGTGGCGCATCGCCTGTCGACCGTGCGGCACGCCGATCTCGTGCTCGTGGTGTCGGGTGGACGTATCGTCGAACGGGGGACTTTCGAGGGCCTGATGGCCGCGGGAGGCGCCTTCGCGGCGCTCCACGCCCAGTCCCTCAAGGACTGA
- a CDS encoding ABC transporter ATP-binding protein/permease, protein MTSDPLAPAAARPAGVLRLLGLSWANKRECALALLVQAALVALTIAGLGLSGRAIDVIRHALDPRVPAPRWAFGWSPPPGWSPVNVVVLSGGLVFALALVRAALNWLYAVSTGHLVQVKIVPKLRAEVYGKLQRLSFRFFDATASGAIINRVTQDVQNVRAFVDQVVLQGLSMAMGLLLSVAYMAHTHGPLTLACLASAPLVALTSLRFSRASRPAYEQARALLDRVVTAMAETVQGIAVVKGFARERERAQVFKTAHLELRHQQFRLFREVSRFAPSIDLLSQLNLVVLLAYGGHLVATNQVSLGEAIVFAGLLQQYATAVANVAAIVNSLQQSLISAARVFEVLDAEIEVRSPPCSRSPEPFTPQVDLEGVCFAYGCEGNALEDVTLHVAAGSTVVLFGETGSGKSTLLSLLPRFYDPSAGVVSLSGQDLRAYDVSDLRSRVGNMFQESVLFSTSVADNIAFGAPSASAAEIERAARLAAADAFIRQLPSGYETCLEEGGQNLSGGQRQRLALARALLPGPALLLLDDPTAALDAATEAQVISALASAKQGRTMLIATHRIPVCEIADLIVVLERGRIVEQGPPDALARAQGPYARALQLHQDAVASGAGRAPAPSSEEPA, encoded by the coding sequence ATGACCTCAGACCCTCTCGCTCCGGCCGCCGCCCGCCCCGCCGGGGTGCTGCGCCTTTTGGGGTTATCGTGGGCCAACAAACGCGAGTGCGCGCTCGCGCTGCTCGTGCAAGCCGCGCTCGTGGCGCTCACGATCGCGGGGCTCGGCCTTTCGGGGCGCGCCATCGACGTCATCCGCCACGCCCTCGATCCGCGCGTTCCCGCCCCCCGCTGGGCCTTCGGCTGGTCGCCTCCGCCCGGCTGGTCGCCTGTGAACGTGGTGGTGCTGTCCGGCGGTTTGGTTTTCGCGCTCGCCCTCGTACGTGCCGCGTTGAATTGGCTTTACGCAGTGAGCACAGGGCATCTCGTGCAGGTCAAGATCGTGCCCAAGCTCCGCGCTGAGGTTTATGGAAAGCTTCAGCGGTTGAGTTTCCGGTTCTTCGACGCGACGGCTTCGGGGGCCATCATCAACCGCGTCACCCAGGATGTTCAGAACGTTCGGGCGTTCGTCGACCAGGTGGTGCTCCAGGGCCTGTCGATGGCCATGGGATTGCTTCTGTCCGTGGCCTACATGGCTCACACCCACGGGCCTCTGACGCTGGCGTGCCTGGCGTCGGCGCCCCTGGTGGCTCTGACCTCCCTGCGTTTCTCGCGGGCCAGCCGCCCCGCTTACGAGCAGGCCCGCGCTCTGCTCGATCGCGTGGTGACCGCGATGGCCGAGACGGTGCAAGGCATTGCCGTGGTCAAGGGCTTCGCGCGAGAGCGCGAACGGGCCCAGGTGTTCAAGACCGCCCATCTCGAACTGCGGCACCAGCAGTTTCGACTGTTTCGAGAGGTGTCGCGCTTTGCTCCCTCCATCGATCTGTTGAGCCAGCTGAACCTCGTGGTGCTGCTTGCTTACGGGGGTCACCTGGTGGCAACGAACCAGGTGAGCCTCGGCGAGGCGATCGTCTTCGCCGGTTTGCTCCAGCAGTATGCAACCGCGGTGGCCAACGTAGCCGCCATCGTCAACTCGCTTCAGCAAAGCCTCATCAGCGCTGCGCGCGTATTCGAGGTGCTGGATGCGGAGATCGAGGTACGTAGCCCGCCTTGTTCGCGGAGTCCCGAACCTTTCACCCCGCAGGTGGACCTGGAGGGCGTGTGCTTCGCCTACGGCTGCGAAGGCAACGCGCTGGAAGACGTCACGCTGCACGTCGCAGCCGGCTCTACCGTGGTCTTGTTCGGAGAAACGGGAAGCGGGAAAAGCACGCTGCTCTCCTTGCTACCCAGGTTCTATGACCCTTCAGCAGGCGTCGTGAGCTTGTCAGGCCAGGATCTGCGCGCCTACGACGTCTCGGACCTGCGATCTCGCGTGGGCAACATGTTCCAAGAAAGCGTGCTGTTCAGCACCTCGGTGGCAGACAACATTGCGTTCGGAGCCCCCTCCGCCTCGGCGGCCGAAATCGAGCGCGCCGCTCGGCTGGCCGCAGCCGACGCGTTCATCCGCCAGCTGCCCTCCGGCTACGAAACTTGTCTCGAAGAGGGCGGACAGAACCTATCCGGCGGACAGCGGCAGCGCCTGGCGCTCGCGCGCGCTCTTTTGCCCGGTCCCGCCCTCCTGTTGCTCGACGACCCCACGGCGGCCCTCGACGCCGCCACCGAGGCGCAGGTGATCTCCGCTTTGGCAAGTGCCAAGCAGGGCCGGACCATGCTCATCGCCACGCACCGCATTCCCGTGTGCGAAATCGCGGATCTCATCGTGGTTCTGGAGCGCGGCCGGATCGTCGAGCAAGGCCCCCCCGACGCGCTCGCGCGTGCCCAGGGGCCCTACGCACGCGCCCTGCAGCTGCATCAAGACGCGGTGGCGAGCGGTGCAGGGCGAGCGCCGGCCCCGAGCTCCGAGGAACCCGCATGA